A section of the Paenibacillus odorifer genome encodes:
- a CDS encoding DUF5665 domain-containing protein, whose product MEEKMNTMYRLTFEWAHILEKSRIYQYTDLLYSPWRLIWRNILFGAARGVGIALGFTFFAATIIYILQGLGALNLPIIGDYIADIVRIVQRQLEFK is encoded by the coding sequence CTGGAAGAAAAAATGAATACGATGTACCGATTGACCTTTGAGTGGGCTCATATTTTGGAAAAATCCCGAATTTATCAATATACGGATCTACTATATTCACCTTGGCGGTTGATTTGGAGAAATATTTTATTTGGAGCAGCTCGGGGAGTTGGGATTGCACTGGGTTTTACTTTTTTTGCGGCAACGATTATTTATATCCTTCAGGGACTAGGCGCGCTCAATCTACCGATCATTGGGGATTATATTGCGGATATTGTGCGGATCGTACAGCGTCAGCTAGAATTCAAATAG
- the ileS gene encoding isoleucine--tRNA ligase, whose translation MQKVDVREKARARDVRILKKWNEENTFRKSMENREGRPNYVFYEGPPTANGAPHIGHVLGRVIKDFIGRYQTMKGYRVVRKAGWDTHGLPVELGVQKKLGISGKQEIEEYGVEKFIQECKDSVFGYEKQWREFTEAIGYWTDLDNPYVTLDNTYIESVWNILATVHENGLLYRGHRVSPYCPSCQTTLSSHEVAQGYKTVKDLSATAKFKLDDSGDYVLAWTTTPWTLPAHMALAMNPDMDYVRVQQEDGVYIVAKNLVEEVMKGEHTVLSTHKGSEFIGKTYAPPFGYIKAEKSNVIVGASFVTDSSGTGIVHMAPAHGEDDYKTCRENGISFVNVVDNSGKYTDVVSDFAGRFVKDCDLDIIKVLSEKGLLYGKEKYEHSYPFCWRCDTPLLYYATDSWFINTTAIKDQLIANNNSVAWYPEHVREGRFGKFLDELVDWNISRNRYWGTPLNVWVCQETGKEFAPHSIEELRAMAIGDVPEDIELHKPFVDKIKLRSPFSEGAEMVRTSEVIDVWFDSGSMPFAQSHYPFENEDKLNDQYPADMICEGIDQTRGWFYSLLAVSTLFKGKAPYKAVIAHGHILDENGQKMSKSKGNVIDPWEIMNDYGTDAFRWAILSDSAPWNNKRFSRGLVGETKSKVVDTLVNTHAFLTLYAGIDGYDPADHPFKVSKHKLDRWILSRLNSLILLVDKGLAVNDFVNTSRAIENFVDELSNWYIRRSRDRFWGSGLGEDKLDAYRTLTHVLLATATLMAPFTPMLSEDIFTNLGGGESVHLADYPVADENLIDKELEEDMESARQIVELARNVRNETGIKNRQPLSELIVSMNRDFHLSEYEEIIKDEINIKNIVLENSDSGFVDFTLKLNLKVAGKKYGKNVGFLQGFLKAMDSDSTRKAVQDGSIAIATPEGEELVITSEELLVEKQAKAGFAAASGYGVTVALNTEITPELEQEGWVREIIRAVQDYRKRLDLPIEKRIALTLKLDDELKAAVTAFDNVLRDNVLVTTVDFDGEHAFETVEVGDKSIGIHIEA comes from the coding sequence ATGCAAAAAGTAGATGTCAGAGAAAAGGCGCGGGCAAGAGATGTCCGCATATTGAAGAAATGGAACGAAGAGAATACGTTCCGCAAGTCCATGGAGAACCGTGAGGGACGTCCAAACTATGTATTCTATGAAGGTCCGCCAACAGCAAACGGTGCGCCGCATATCGGACACGTGCTGGGACGGGTAATCAAGGATTTCATCGGTCGTTACCAGACAATGAAAGGTTACCGCGTAGTACGTAAAGCAGGCTGGGATACACACGGTCTGCCAGTAGAACTAGGCGTACAAAAGAAGCTTGGCATCTCCGGTAAACAAGAGATTGAGGAATATGGCGTAGAAAAATTCATCCAGGAATGTAAAGACAGCGTCTTCGGTTATGAGAAGCAATGGCGTGAATTTACAGAAGCGATTGGATACTGGACAGATCTAGATAATCCTTACGTAACCTTGGATAACACCTATATCGAAAGTGTATGGAACATCTTGGCTACAGTGCATGAGAACGGGTTGCTTTACCGCGGACACCGTGTTAGCCCGTATTGCCCGAGCTGCCAGACTACATTAAGCTCGCATGAAGTTGCCCAAGGCTACAAAACCGTTAAGGATCTCAGTGCAACTGCGAAGTTCAAGCTGGATGACAGCGGAGACTACGTATTGGCTTGGACGACAACACCTTGGACCTTGCCAGCCCATATGGCGCTAGCTATGAACCCGGACATGGATTATGTACGTGTGCAACAAGAAGATGGTGTGTACATCGTTGCTAAAAACTTGGTCGAAGAAGTAATGAAAGGCGAGCACACAGTCCTTTCTACACATAAAGGTTCCGAGTTTATCGGTAAAACTTACGCACCTCCATTCGGATATATTAAGGCAGAGAAAAGTAATGTTATCGTAGGTGCTTCTTTCGTTACAGATTCCAGTGGTACAGGGATCGTACACATGGCACCAGCACATGGTGAAGATGACTACAAGACTTGCCGTGAGAATGGCATCAGCTTCGTAAATGTGGTTGATAATTCCGGTAAGTATACGGATGTAGTTTCTGATTTTGCGGGACGTTTTGTTAAGGATTGCGATCTGGATATCATTAAGGTTTTGTCTGAAAAAGGATTGCTTTACGGTAAAGAGAAATACGAGCATAGCTATCCGTTCTGCTGGCGTTGTGATACACCACTTTTGTATTACGCAACAGACAGCTGGTTCATCAACACTACAGCGATCAAAGATCAGCTGATTGCTAACAACAACAGTGTGGCTTGGTACCCTGAGCATGTACGTGAAGGTCGTTTCGGGAAGTTCTTGGATGAACTGGTTGACTGGAATATCAGCCGTAACCGTTATTGGGGTACACCCCTCAACGTCTGGGTATGTCAAGAAACGGGCAAAGAGTTTGCACCACACAGCATTGAAGAGCTAAGAGCGATGGCGATTGGTGATGTTCCTGAAGATATCGAGCTGCATAAACCTTTCGTGGATAAGATCAAGCTGCGCAGTCCGTTTAGCGAAGGTGCAGAGATGGTTCGTACATCGGAAGTGATCGACGTATGGTTCGACAGTGGCTCAATGCCTTTTGCACAAAGCCATTATCCATTTGAGAACGAGGATAAGCTGAATGATCAGTACCCGGCAGATATGATCTGTGAAGGGATCGACCAGACCCGCGGATGGTTCTACAGCTTGCTTGCAGTATCCACCTTGTTTAAGGGTAAAGCTCCATATAAAGCAGTTATTGCTCACGGTCATATCCTCGATGAGAATGGTCAAAAAATGTCCAAATCCAAAGGCAATGTTATTGATCCTTGGGAAATCATGAACGATTACGGCACGGATGCATTCCGTTGGGCTATTTTGTCCGACAGTGCACCGTGGAATAATAAACGTTTCTCGCGTGGTCTTGTAGGTGAGACAAAATCTAAAGTAGTGGATACGCTGGTGAATACACATGCCTTCTTAACGCTTTATGCGGGCATCGATGGATACGACCCAGCCGATCATCCTTTTAAGGTATCAAAACATAAGCTGGACCGCTGGATCCTGTCCCGTCTGAACAGCTTGATTCTTTTGGTGGATAAAGGACTTGCGGTAAATGACTTCGTAAATACGTCTAGAGCGATTGAGAACTTTGTGGATGAGCTGAGCAACTGGTATATCCGTCGTTCCCGTGACCGCTTCTGGGGTAGTGGTCTAGGTGAAGATAAATTGGATGCTTACCGTACGTTGACTCATGTGCTTTTGGCGACAGCGACTTTGATGGCTCCATTTACACCGATGTTGTCCGAAGATATCTTCACGAACCTTGGCGGCGGAGAAAGTGTGCATTTGGCAGACTACCCGGTTGCTGACGAGAACTTGATCGATAAAGAGCTGGAAGAGGATATGGAAAGTGCAAGACAGATCGTTGAGCTGGCGCGTAACGTACGTAACGAAACAGGCATTAAGAATCGTCAACCGCTGTCCGAGCTGATCGTTTCGATGAACCGTGACTTCCATTTGTCTGAGTATGAAGAGATCATCAAAGACGAGATCAACATCAAGAACATCGTGCTGGAGAACAGTGACAGCGGATTTGTTGATTTCACACTCAAGCTGAATCTTAAGGTTGCCGGTAAAAAATACGGTAAAAACGTAGGCTTCCTGCAAGGCTTTCTGAAAGCTATGGATAGTGACTCTACCCGTAAAGCGGTGCAAGACGGCTCAATCGCGATTGCGACACCTGAAGGTGAAGAGCTTGTAATCACTTCTGAAGAGCTGCTTGTTGAAAAACAAGCCAAAGCAGGTTTCGCCGCAGCTTCCGGATATGGAGTTACGGTTGCGCTCAATACCGAAATCACGCCTGAGCTTGAACAAGAAGGCTGGGTTCGTGAGATTATTCGTGCGGTTCAAGATTACCGTAAACGTCTGGATCTGCCGATCGAGAAACGGATCGCACTCACTTTGAAGTTAGACGATGAGCTAAAAGCAGCTGTTACAGCATTTGACAATGTACTGCGAGACAATGTACTTGTGACTACGGTTGATTTTGATGGAGAACATGCTTTTGAGACGGTAGAAGTCGGTGATAAATCAATCGGTATCCATATCGAAGCATAA
- a CDS encoding DivIVA domain-containing protein yields the protein MPLTPLDIHNKEFSRRLRGYDEDEVNEFLDQVIKDYESVIRENKELQNQLLSIQERLDHFVNIEESLSKTILVAQEAADDVKNNSKKESQLIIKEAEKNADRIINEALSKSRKVAIETEELRKQASIYRTRFRTLVEAQLELLSQDDWNALESREASENVAFKDDVLHRI from the coding sequence ATGCCATTAACACCGCTCGATATACATAACAAGGAGTTTTCTCGGAGACTTCGCGGTTATGATGAGGACGAGGTCAACGAATTTCTAGATCAAGTGATCAAGGATTACGAAAGCGTCATCCGTGAGAACAAGGAACTGCAGAATCAGCTTTTGTCTATTCAAGAGCGTCTGGATCATTTTGTGAATATTGAAGAAAGTTTATCAAAGACGATCTTAGTCGCTCAGGAAGCGGCGGATGATGTGAAGAACAACTCCAAGAAGGAATCCCAGCTCATTATCAAGGAAGCGGAGAAAAACGCCGATCGGATTATTAACGAAGCGTTATCCAAATCCCGTAAGGTTGCTATTGAGACTGAAGAATTGCGTAAGCAAGCTTCGATCTATCGCACTCGTTTCCGGACATTAGTGGAAGCTCAGCTGGAGCTGTTATCACAGGATGACTGGAATGCCTTAGAGAGTCGTGAGGCGAGCGAGAACGTAGCCTTCAAGGATGATGTTCTTCATCGCATCTAA
- a CDS encoding RNA-binding protein: MKNEVYGHFHPDERQFVDKAFEWVTNAGEYHETKLTEFLDPRQGFILQTLVNRHPDVIVKWEGGHAEAERKRALVAPDYRDLDQEDMELKVLAITSGEQKFLALEHGDYMGSILGLGVKRGKIGDIHVLDDGCHVVVAADIADYLAMNLTGVHRIQVSTEVLPLSALRNSEVKLEVMDLTVASLRLDGIAADVTRLSRSKILAPIKAGRVRVNWKVEEDPSCSLKDGDMVSIQGFGRFKVLEVGSLTKKGRYRVQIGKFV; the protein is encoded by the coding sequence ATGAAGAACGAAGTTTACGGGCATTTTCATCCCGATGAACGTCAATTTGTGGACAAGGCCTTCGAATGGGTTACCAATGCTGGAGAATATCATGAGACTAAATTAACTGAATTTCTCGATCCCCGCCAAGGTTTTATTCTGCAAACTTTAGTTAACCGCCATCCTGACGTGATTGTTAAATGGGAGGGTGGACATGCTGAGGCAGAGCGGAAGCGAGCGCTTGTCGCCCCTGATTATCGTGATCTGGATCAGGAAGACATGGAGCTGAAGGTGCTTGCGATAACCTCAGGGGAGCAGAAGTTTCTGGCCTTGGAGCACGGGGACTACATGGGTTCTATTCTGGGGCTGGGCGTTAAACGAGGCAAAATCGGTGATATTCATGTTCTGGACGATGGTTGTCATGTTGTAGTCGCTGCTGATATTGCAGATTATTTAGCTATGAATTTAACTGGAGTGCACCGGATACAGGTAAGTACGGAAGTATTACCCCTTTCCGCCTTGCGTAATAGTGAGGTTAAGCTGGAAGTGATGGATTTGACTGTAGCGTCCCTGCGATTGGATGGCATTGCCGCAGATGTAACACGGCTTAGCCGAAGCAAAATTCTTGCTCCCATCAAGGCTGGACGCGTTCGGGTAAACTGGAAAGTGGAGGAAGACCCATCCTGCAGTCTTAAGGATGGTGACATGGTATCTATTCAAGGTTTCGGTCGCTTCAAGGTGCTAGAGGTCGGCAGTTTGACGAAAAAGGGCCGATACCGTGTTCAGATTGGTAAATTTGTGTGA